The Cellulomonas sp. S1-8 genome has a window encoding:
- a CDS encoding response regulator gives MPEQKVIDVLLVEDDPGDVLMTREAFEHNKVRNRLSVVADGVSALQFLRKEGEHADAPTPDLVLLDLNLPRMDGREVLEAMKSDERMRAIPVVVLTTSEAEEDVVRSYSLHANAYVTKPVDFDRFIDVVRQIDEFFVEVVRLPGR, from the coding sequence GTGCCGGAGCAGAAGGTGATCGACGTGCTGCTGGTCGAGGACGACCCGGGCGACGTCCTGATGACGCGCGAGGCGTTCGAGCACAACAAGGTGCGCAACCGGCTGTCGGTCGTCGCCGACGGCGTCAGCGCCCTGCAGTTCCTGCGCAAGGAGGGCGAGCACGCCGACGCCCCGACGCCGGACCTCGTGCTCCTGGACCTCAACCTGCCGCGCATGGACGGGCGCGAGGTGCTCGAGGCCATGAAGTCGGACGAGCGGATGCGCGCCATCCCGGTCGTGGTCCTCACGACGTCCGAGGCCGAGGAGGACGTCGTGCGCAGCTACTCCCTGCACGCCAACGCGTACGTCACCAAGCCCGTCGACTTCGACCGGTTCATCGACGTCGTCCGCCAGATCGACGAGTTCTTCGTCGAGGTCGTGCGGCTGCCCGGCCGCTGA
- a CDS encoding proteasome assembly chaperone family protein: MLDPRDIYDVDADVAERVDAAAVRGAGPVLVHAVRGFVDAGHAGQVAVDHLVGAGPSERLVTFDVDQLVDYRSRRPAMTFDSGWTHYDAPELVVDLLADAHGVPYLLLHGVEPDTQWERWVAAVQQVVERFEVPLVVGMHGIPMGVPHTRPVSVTAHATRDDLVIDHTSFFGTVQVPGSASALLELRLGESGHDAMGFAVHVPHYLAQAPFPAAGLAGLRHVERATGLDLGLAALEPAAADVLHEVDRQVEGSSDVAAVVQALEEQYDAFTRSVGRTSLLAQASDLPTADEIGAELEQFLAEQSEGGDATG; the protein is encoded by the coding sequence ATGTTGGACCCCCGGGACATCTACGACGTCGACGCCGACGTGGCCGAGCGCGTCGACGCGGCAGCGGTGCGCGGCGCCGGACCTGTGCTGGTGCACGCGGTCCGGGGGTTCGTCGACGCCGGGCACGCCGGGCAGGTCGCGGTGGACCACCTCGTCGGCGCCGGTCCGAGCGAGCGTCTGGTGACGTTCGACGTCGACCAGCTCGTCGACTACCGGTCGCGCCGGCCGGCCATGACGTTCGACTCGGGCTGGACGCACTACGACGCCCCCGAGCTCGTCGTCGACCTGCTCGCCGACGCCCACGGCGTGCCCTACCTGCTGCTGCACGGCGTGGAGCCGGACACGCAGTGGGAGCGGTGGGTCGCGGCGGTGCAGCAGGTCGTCGAGCGCTTCGAGGTCCCGCTCGTCGTCGGCATGCACGGCATCCCCATGGGGGTCCCGCACACGCGCCCGGTCTCCGTGACGGCCCACGCGACGCGCGACGACCTGGTGATCGACCACACGTCCTTCTTCGGCACCGTCCAGGTGCCGGGCAGCGCGTCGGCGCTGCTGGAGCTGCGGCTGGGGGAGTCCGGCCACGACGCGATGGGCTTCGCCGTGCACGTGCCGCACTACCTCGCGCAGGCGCCCTTCCCGGCGGCGGGTCTGGCGGGCCTGCGGCACGTCGAGCGCGCGACGGGGCTGGACCTGGGTCTGGCGGCGCTGGAGCCGGCCGCCGCCGACGTCCTGCACGAGGTCGACCGGCAGGTCGAGGGCTCGTCGGACGTCGCCGCCGTGGTGCAGGCCCTCGAGGAGCAGTACGACGCCTTCACGCGCAGCGTCGGTCGGACGAGCCTGCTGGCCCAGGCGAGCGACCTGCCGACGGCCGACGAGATCGGCGCCGAGCTCGAGCAGTTCCTCGCCGAGCAGAGCGAGGGCGGCGACGCGACCGGCTGA
- a CDS encoding sensor histidine kinase, which yields MSLLAPTARRSGAMTLRRRLTVLLTTAGALVGVVLVVAGFVLSRALTAQYEVTEVYFDAVTRADAAYVHLVDAETAVRGFALTGDEVTLEPYDRSRSADSTFSVLADELEETAPDAVLVAKARAAAAAAERWHAGFAEPTIALVRAEGGQAVTAEDVESGRVLFDEARTAVEAYVSQLRAERAVAVDELAGWTSATGGLVLVLVLAAVATGVALWFALRRWVLVPVTALGQASRAVSQGDLSHVVRVDGPGELEELAADVERMRLGLVTQLAELRTSREEISEAHQRLTEQAEELRRSNRDLEQFAYVASHDLQEPLRKVASFTQLLQKRYGGQLDERADQYIEFAVDGAKRMQRLIQDLLGFSRVGRVAGDVVDVDLAAALAVAQDQLSERIEDAGAVVTHDDLPVVQGEEPLLVQLFQNLIGNAVKFRDPDRPPRVHVSARRVADSWELECRDNGIGIDPQYVERVFVIFQRLHAKDAYEGTGIGLSLCKKIVEYHGGRIWIPETDGDGTSIRWTLPAPPEQAPDDGHETSADGVPTPDADDIPGDGDETPGDGDDGRS from the coding sequence GTGAGCCTCCTGGCGCCGACCGCGCGACGGTCGGGCGCCATGACGCTGCGCCGGCGCCTCACGGTGCTCCTGACGACCGCCGGCGCGCTCGTGGGCGTCGTGCTGGTCGTCGCCGGCTTCGTGCTGTCGCGGGCGCTGACGGCGCAGTACGAGGTCACCGAGGTCTACTTCGACGCGGTCACCCGTGCCGACGCCGCCTACGTGCACCTCGTCGACGCCGAGACCGCCGTCCGCGGCTTCGCGTTGACGGGGGACGAGGTCACGCTCGAGCCGTACGACCGGTCACGGTCGGCCGACTCCACGTTCTCCGTCCTCGCCGACGAGCTCGAGGAGACCGCACCCGACGCGGTCCTGGTGGCGAAGGCGCGAGCGGCGGCCGCGGCGGCCGAGCGGTGGCACGCCGGGTTCGCGGAGCCGACGATCGCGCTGGTGCGGGCCGAGGGCGGCCAGGCGGTGACCGCCGAGGACGTCGAGTCCGGTCGCGTGCTGTTCGACGAGGCGCGGACCGCCGTCGAGGCCTACGTCAGCCAGCTGCGGGCCGAACGCGCCGTGGCGGTCGACGAGCTCGCCGGGTGGACGTCGGCGACCGGGGGCCTCGTCCTCGTCCTCGTCCTCGCCGCCGTCGCGACCGGGGTCGCGCTGTGGTTCGCGCTGCGCCGCTGGGTGCTGGTGCCGGTGACGGCGCTCGGGCAGGCCAGCCGGGCCGTCAGCCAGGGAGACCTGAGCCACGTCGTGCGGGTCGACGGCCCGGGGGAGCTCGAGGAGCTCGCGGCCGACGTCGAGCGCATGCGGCTCGGCCTGGTGACGCAGCTGGCCGAGCTGCGGACGTCGCGCGAGGAGATCAGCGAGGCGCACCAGCGGCTGACCGAGCAGGCGGAGGAGCTGCGCCGCTCGAACCGCGACCTCGAGCAGTTTGCGTACGTCGCGTCGCACGACCTGCAGGAGCCGCTGCGCAAGGTCGCGAGCTTCACGCAGCTGCTGCAGAAGCGGTACGGGGGCCAGCTCGACGAGCGGGCCGACCAGTACATCGAGTTCGCGGTCGACGGCGCGAAGCGCATGCAGCGCCTCATCCAGGACCTGTTGGGCTTCTCGCGCGTCGGCCGGGTGGCCGGTGACGTCGTCGACGTGGACCTGGCTGCCGCGCTCGCGGTCGCGCAGGATCAGCTCTCGGAGCGCATCGAGGACGCGGGCGCGGTCGTCACGCACGACGACCTGCCGGTGGTGCAGGGCGAGGAGCCGCTGCTCGTGCAGCTGTTCCAGAACCTCATCGGCAACGCCGTGAAGTTCCGGGACCCCGACCGTCCCCCGCGGGTGCACGTGAGCGCGCGCCGGGTGGCAGACTCCTGGGAGCTCGAGTGCCGGGACAACGGGATCGGCATCGACCCGCAGTACGTGGAGCGCGTGTTCGTGATCTTCCAGCGTCTGCATGCCAAGGACGCGTACGAGGGCACGGGGATCGGGCTCTCGCTGTGCAAGAAGATCGTCGAGTACCACGGCGGTCGCATCTGGATCCCGGAGACCGACGGGGACGGCACCAGCATCCGCTGGACGCTCCCCGCCCCCCCCGAGCAGGCGCCCGACGACGGGCACGAGACGAGCGCCGACGGGGTCCCGACCCCCGACGCGGACGACATCCCCGGTGACGGGGACGAGACCCCCGGTGACGGGGACGACGGACGGAGCTGA